agcgaccAGAGATCTCATCCACCCGCCCGccgccattcacagtaaacaggcagtcgttcacagatTAATGACTACCTATATACCCGGGCCATCATCATTAGTCGTTCAGTTGCTGGCAGCGCGATCCTGCAAGAAtataacgataatcgttccgtgtaaaagagcgCTAAGCCATCAGTCCGGCCTCACTGATGGATCTCTTACTCACACTCAAGCTGGCAGTGTAGATGTGCTGTCAACTTTGACAGCGGCATCTAATAGTTAACTGCAGTAAGCGATTACTGCAGTTGCAGACAGATGTCAGCAGCAGCCGGCATCCACCGGTATGTAGCGGGCATGACTCCCAAGACCACTCCATATACCACTCACATTCACCTGCTGTATATTTacagtccttaagaggttaaactaACTGTCATTTCCTAAGAGCCTCAAACTAAATGGAATGTGCTCAGAGTAGATGTCGCCTGGGAATGCCTTTCTGACTTACCTCCTTCATGAACCCCTGCTGTTTGCATCCAGCAGATGTGTGCTCATAATGACCCATCTAGTCATTATACACATGCACGCAAGTAGTGCCAACGGACAGCAGAGGAATGGCGTGGAAGGTAAATATGAGAGAGGCCGCTCCAGACACTGCGGCGCATCTTTTGAGATAActactttagtttatggggctcccagcaagtcccattaaaaaaaggaCCGTTTTCtgctccccttttttttttcttttctaccgtcatctgtcaaataaaaaaaaatgctggaaaacccctttaaatataacagtatacccaatattttttttttttttcgtggaaGCCTGGTTATGCCCTTTAACGCCACACAAAGGATGGGCAGAGCACACAGTTGGCCGTCTGCCCTGGCAATAGAAGTGGGATTAAGAATTACTGACCCAAAACGTTGTGTCTAAAGCACATGATGTCTGCCAAGGAACTGCTAGTTAGCAGCTTCACTCAAGCGGCTTGCTCCTTCCCTACGGAGCCTTTATTCGGGCCGGTGGCTTGCAGAAGCAGACAATGAGCGCAGACAGAACGGCCAACATACTATGTTCCTTGTGTCGATTCCTAGGGAGCGCAGCAGCTTCTTGTTGCTATGAGAACCTCCCCACTGGTACTTGAGTCCGTAGGCATCGTGAATATCCTGCAGCTCCGTCCATATGTCCAGCACTTCTGTGTGTAAGCTGTGGAAAGACCAAGGCGTTAGAGTCTCCCGCTGTTCTTGTGACAATGGCACATCTGCTGTAGCGTGACCGAACGACGGCTGCAATAAGGGAACAGTCACTACTTTCTTTGAGTGTAACGACTAAAGGATAGGAACGCTATAAATCGCCGGCGCAAAACTGGAAGATAGAAAAAAAGGACACATAAAAAGCTACATTATACAACAGCCTAACAATCCTACATCCACCATTTACTGCACGACTATACAGGGATTTACGgtactttgtagctattttatTCCACACCGGCCAAAAACTTtagcaaagtaagaatgttttcaaattGAGAAGTGATCGTTTATTTTTGTTaactaacaaaatgcaaagtaaaggagtaaaagagaaatgtaaatggcatcagtatttggtgtgaccgccctttacctccACAACAACGTCTGCTTACTTacacagtcagggattttgtaggttTGTAGTCTGATGTCGGGTGTAGGATTAACCAATTACAAGTGATAATGACCATCTTTTTCATAAgcaggttgaaatacagtcattaaccaAAACAAACATTTGtggaggaggcttaaaactgggtgaggaacagccagagTCTGTtagaaaggtgaggttgtggaagacagacATGTCACAGGCAggagtgaagcatgatggagagcggtataatagtgagtgtctgcaggcagcagtgaagcatggtggagagcggtacaataatgagtgtctgcaggcagcagtggagcatggtagagagcggtacaataataagtgtctgcaggcagcagtggagcatggtagagagtggtacaataatgagtgtctgcaggcagcagtggagcatggtagagagtggtacaataatgagtgtctgcaggcagcagtggagcatggtagagagcggtacaataatgagtgtccgcaggcagcagtggagcatggttgagagcggtacaataatgagtgtctgcaggcagcagtggagcatggtagagagcggtacaataagtgtctgcaggcagcagtggagcatggtggagagcggtacaataataagtgtctgcaggcagcactggagcatggtggagagcggtacaataataagtgtctgcaggcagcactggagcatggtggagagcggtacaataatgagtgtctgcaggcagcagtaaagcattgtggagagcagtacagtaatgagtgtctgcaggcagcagtgaagcatggtggagagcggtacaataaggagtgcctgcaggcagcagtgaagcatggtggagagcagtacaataattagtgcctgcaggcagcagtgatgcatggtggagagcggtacaataatgagtgcctgcaggcagcagtgatgcatggtggagagcagtacaataatgagtgcctgcaggcagcagtgatgcatggtggagagcagtacaataatgagtgtctgcaggcagcagtgatgcatggtggagagtagtATCAATaaggagtgcctgcaggcagcagtgaagcatggtggagagcagtacaataatgagtgtctgcaggcagcagtgaagcatggtggagagcagtacaataatgagtgtctgcaggcagcagtgaagcatggtggagagcagtacaataatgagtgtctgcaggcagcagtgatgcatggtggagagtagtATCAATAAGGactgcctgcaggcagcagtgaagcatggtggagagcggtacaataaggagtgcctgcaggcagcagtgaagcatggtggagagcggtacaataaggagtgcctgcaggcagcagtgaagcatggtggagagcggtacaataatgagtgtctgcaggcagcagtgaagcatgatggataacagtataataatgagtgtctgcaggcagcagggaagcatggtggacgGTCCTTACAATTGGGGCTGCATTTTAGCAAATGCAGTTTAGGATTTGGCCAAGATTAacggtgtcctcaatgctgatagaggcagatacttatctattgtgtaataccatcagggGGCATCCGATTGGCTCCACATATATTTTGCAgccggacaacaaccccaaaacatccagccaatgtcattaagaactatcttcactgtaaagaagaacaaggagtcccggaagggatgatatggccccacagagccctgatctgacatcatccagtctgtctggggttaCATGAAAGGATTTGAGTGAacagacatccacagaagatctgtgttaGTTCTccgagatgtttggaacaacctccctgcagagttccttcaaaaactgtgtgctgttgtgaaggtaaagaaTGGTCAGAAGAACTgaagctgttgtgaaggtaaataACGGTCGCACCAAATAGTGATGggatttagattttttcttttgttcattctctttgcattttgttaatagaGCAAAactaaataaactattaacacttctagttTTGAAATAATTCTtacttttcaatatttttttccacACGTGTCTAAAAGTTTGGCTTACTACTGTAATAAACCAAGTAATCAGTGAAAATACTAAAGTCACTCTATGAAGGCACATTAACAGAATTCTGACATACGTTTAAACATCTATATGCACAGATGGGACAATCTTTACCTTGATAGTGATAGCCCAGGGCAGAAAGTTCTctaatcttaacccattaaaagcTATAGCTCCCTTGGGTTAACACAATAAAACCCACTTGAAAGTAATTCAGACTGTAAATAACCCCCCTGATCTCACATCAAGCTAAAGAAAGACCCATCTGTACACCGCAAAGTTTTGTGAAAGTTATTACTTGCACAAAAGTTTAAAACTTTTTGGCCTTTTTCTTGGCAGACTTCTAAAAAGCAGGCAGGGCCTAGCGGAACGGGGGAGGCGAGTACCCTGGCAATTTATTACAGTTCACACCAGAACCAGATTtaaattatagcacaaatctaCGCCAGCTCATATTTAGCGTAGATTTGACTTCGCGGCTCACAGTCAGCCAGAGATGCTACAAACATATTAAGAGAAGTGCAACATTTGTCGCACCTTACTGCAGCGGCGCTGCGCTTACACCAGCGTATGAATAGCCGGTTTAAGGTGAGTGCACCCCCAAAAGCTCCTGCACATGGCAAATCTACACTGCAGCACCCGAACTCCCTACAGATTCCCATTACAGGTCTGTAGGGCGCCGTATGCAGCCCAGCTTTGGGGGATAACTCTGTAAAACCTTGGTAAGTCTCGGTGAAAAATCAGAGGTGCAAGGAGCTGCTGAAGATGGATATTACAGATTGTTGGGAGCCAGGgaagtataaaaagcacctcctCAGCCTGTCCTAGAAGTCCACAAACTCAGCTTATGGTGCTTATAagcgatgacaggttccctttattgattgtatgtatgtatgtatgtatgtatgtatgtatgtatgtatgtatgtatgtatgtatgcacacctttcaaaagaatggagctCATATCTgagcgtctcacaatgcacaaagctcatgtgattttctcggatgtgtgaagccggcctaatactGATCTGATAGAAAAGCGCGCAATTGTTGTACTGCCAATCCAGCGGCTTAAACCTCACGTTTACGTGTGCGCCTGGTTTTGGTGGAATCGTGGAGCGGTTTTGAACAGAAACAGACCCGGGAACGAGACGTGTTCCTGCTCAAAAATGCAACGAAAAAACAAGCAAGAAATGCAAGAAAAACACGCGGCCTATTTGTTGTCGTCTTCTCCAAGTTGGAGTTGGGTTTTGTCATCTCCTATTAGCTCTACCCATGGTACCTGGCGGCAGATTTGGACGCGGGGGTCTCGGTGCATAGCAGAAGATCAAGAGGGGAAACCTTCTCGTCAATTTCAGCaacaggaggaggagagaagcaggCGTGGATGACCCTCTCCAGACGGCTCAGTAACGGATTCtgcagaggaagaagaggaggtcaGTACAATCCACGGCCTGCAGGGGGCACACATCAGACACATCCGCAGCACAAGTGGTTTGTTTATAACTTGTATCCTTACTGTTTCCACAATGTATCTGTTTCTCTCTATGTAAATATCAGAGCTGTCAGGTTTTTCCCCCCATTTGTTCCactgctcctgtccacaggcgattgttcattgcgcaGCCGCGGCGTCCATGAGAGGAGAGtcctagcgattctccgctcgtgggaacTATAtcgccgcgattctccgcggtgagcctgtcagataggctcaccgcagagaaatgACAGCTCGGCCCCTGCTCccgatattccgcaacggccgcGGACAGGGGCCCCGAGTATAAATGTAGTCGAGTTTAGCTGGAGACTACGGCCcgtttcacatgagcgtgttgtaACACAGAGCCGTATTACAGGTGACGTTATTTTTCAAGCATTTGCCATTATTCTCTATGACAGCGTTTAAAAAACAAGTCATCACAAATCGCATGCTGTGTAATCTGCATGCAACCAATCATGGCGCAGCttgcattttaccagagcagtaggagaaatgaaagctgtgctgtgattggttgctatgggcaagacagattttcttttagacaactttCATAGGAGTTTGGTGCATGCGGTGACATTACCACAAGAGATGGGAAGCCAGCGAGTCTGAAGAGAAGCCGCACGTTCCGTTAATAGAACACGCAATGTGCAAAAGTGCaccaatttggggggggggggggtggaataaAACAATTTATATGTACCGGCAAACCTGAATAAACATCTGTAATCCAGAAGGGGGGATGAGCTGGGATAGAAGGCTCTCCAGAGTGCAGTACTTGGCGAGACACTTCCGTACGCACCGTGTCCCTGAGGGTTGGGGGTTATTCGCTAAATATTAGTAATGCAGTATGAATGGTGATCAGGGGATAGAACCACTATTAGTCTGCAGGGAAGGAGGAGGCTGCGCTCTAATTGTATTTGCAATCctccatctagaaggtctggctGGCTGGGGAGTATATACAGCGAAAGCAACAAATGCGCTAGAAGCAACCGCAACGCAGCTCGTCCGTTCATCAGCCTCCTGCTAACGGCTAGCGCTGTTCAAACCTGACAGCTCTGAAAGATCTCTCTTAAATGGACATTAACCTAAAAACATAGGAACAAAAGAAAACCCCGTCAGGGCGCATACGTGCTCCATATACttaataccttaaaggggttgtccggacgTGGCAAATGCATGTATAGACTTCTGTAAGGCcgttacaaagcactttgtaatatagtgtgtgctttgtaaatgagccctaCAGAtgtatacttacctacaggagtgCCCCCCCCATGTTGGCGATCCAGTCATCCTTGGCATTAGGGCTGTGAGCGTCTTTTTctttgcgcatgtgcagtagcgcTCGTCGGGGCAGCGATTGTGCGTCTGTTTCACGCGCATACACAGTAGTGCTTATCGGCTCGGGAACGCGCGGCAGATTCTTGGTGCATGCACAGCTTACTCAGAAGTCCACGCTGAAGCCGATCCACCGGCCGACTGTCATCAGCGGAAGGGTAAGTATTGCTACAGCGAAAGTGTCAGGGGAGGGTGGGGTCGCCATCACTGCTGGCAACTGTTGGGGGCCACCatctctgctggggcaactgttgggggccACCatctctgctggggcaactgttgggggccACCatctctgctggggcaactattgggggtcaccatccctgctggagcaactattgggggtcaccatccctgctggagcaattattgggggtcaccatccctgctggagcaattattgggggtcaccatccctgctggagcaattattgggggtcaccatCACTGCTgaagcaattattgggggtcaccattactgctgaagcaattattgggggtcaccattactgctggggcaggagtGGGTGTAGTCACTTATTGGGGCTAACTAgctctgctggggcaattatttggggtcactatcactgctaagGCAAATTTTGGGGGACACTTACTGGCAATTATTGGGCGGGTGTCTCtctctgctggggcaattattgtagGGTCACCATTCTTGCTGGGGcaattgtgtgtggggggggggtcaccatttcatTTGGGGTTCAGTTTAAATACAGTTTTCAATGCAAATATGGATggatgcatgattttttttttgtattaatgctgcccattcattgtGGGACCAGGAGAGACAGGTGAGGAgttcaatggaggtgggcggggccAGGAGAGACAGGTGAGGAGTTCAATGGATGGAGGTGGGCGGGGCCAGGAGAGACAGGTGAGGAgttcaatggaggtgggcggggccAGGAGAGACAGGTGAGGAGTTCAATGGAGGTGAGCAGGGCCAGGAGAGACTGCTTTTTTGTTCtgctgtcatcgggagcgcggGCACAGAGAGGCGCAGGGCATTGCGTGAATGCAGGGGaatggcgccatctttaaaaccTGCTAGCAGCATCAGTTAAAGTAAGAAACAGACATTACAGCTAATATGCCTGCCGGTTTaaccccctgtatgctgtgtgttataatgctcaaaaaaaggaaagaatCATAAAAAAGAGTCACCCCTTTAAGTTCGGACACGCTGCGATTTGGgagggtttttttcccccatttacgTGACCAACATAATATGGCATGAAaatacgcaaatgtgaatgaaccctttgaaGTCAAGTAGTTCTATTCAGGGGTATTaagtgtgcataaaaaaaaaagtttccttccCCTCATGGCCATacgaggacttaaaggggttgcacctcccctatccacaggataattaGCTAATCAttgtgggggggcggggggtctcACCATCGAGACCACGACCATTCTTGAGAATGGGGATCCTGCTTACCTCTCTGCCTGTcactaaagtgaatggagtgcttgtGTAAGCAGTCGTTCCCTCAATGAATagggtgcagtaagcccgcactgagggaggagggggacacgggaccacCAATCTTGAGATCGGCGGCAGTTCACACCCAAATTAAATCAGTAAATTATCCCCCATCCTTGTAATCTTGTTACACCACCATTAAAAAGGAGTTTTCCCACCAAAATCATGTATCGACTATTTATCGGTCATGTGATAAATGATTGATCCCTGGGGCTCTGACTGCTGGATCCCAAGGGGTTCCGTCCttgtgaatggagtgatggtgcaCACCTATGAGGCGGGCAAGCGCAGCACAAGCTATCTCCacagacagtgaatggagcagggGGTCTCGCATGCCCACTCCATTTATAAATAGGCTAGGTGTGCACTTCCTCGTGACCCCTGGAGATTCCCCATTGTCAGACCTCCAGCAATCAATCACTTATCACCTATTCTGGGGTTATAAATGATTTAGATGGGTTCATCCCTTTAAAGCAGTTTACTGTTTTATAAGACGAGGAGGGTGCCGGAAAGTTAAGCTACCGCCAAAGACACGAATGCTCATTCGAGCTGAACGTTCCCGTCTATGGGGAAGCCGGAGAAAACAGTTGTCAGATGAATAATCGTTCATCCGACGGTTGTTGAAGACTATAGAAACGTGTAGCCTACCTACGACTCAATGACTTCTATTTCAGAGTATTGCGGTCATGTGCAGTGAGGGGGAGGAGGCGAGCTGTGATAATCACCCATTATGCATGATGGCTCCTGTGCAATCTATATAGAGGTGttgcctttcattgtaatcccgcTTGTGATGCTAAAGATGACTGCAGAAAGGTTGTTGATGGTAATGAGGTTCAGGGACTTCtttttaaggccacctgcacacgaacggatttgcattatggaatccgcggcaggcctaaTGTGGAGCTTTCCTTTTAAGAGCATCGCCGCTCTGCAAGTACCGTTTGAAAGTGGTTACCGCAGCAATGTTTTAATTACAGAGTAAAGGACTTTTTACAAGACCTGATGATCAGGCAAGAAGCGTTCATTTGTCCAATCACTGGTCTATATAAAGCTTCCATTGACCATTGCGTCCGTCAGCTAACAACCTCCTTCGTgcagccacaaaaaaaaaaaaaaaaagttgcgtattgtcggcagcacatctcccGTGTGAATGGGGGACAAGCTGCCAGCCACGATGATCCACGTGAAACAAACTCATGACCAGTAACGCAATGCTCAATAGACGCTGCTGGGtgatgggtagagatgagcgaacgtactagtttagggcgatttcgcaatcgagcaccgcttttttcgagtaactgactactcgggccaaAAGAGTcggagggcgccgggggtgagcgggagaGACAGTCACTTGGcgtttaggtgagctaaaaaccaacaGTCTCCGACAAGTGAGATTCTGGCGGCAGCTTTTCTCTTTCACTTGAGAACATCAAGGATCGGGCAAGGTTAAAATTCACCATTCCCAACCCTTCTCTCTCACTCCATCCCCTGAAATCTGCCATTGAGGAAGACTTAGACCACCGCCATGGTCAGCCAATGTTCATCCACCATTGAAGTCTACCCTGGCGATATTAATCATGTGTGAGTCAGTAAGAAAATACCAATAACACCACAACCCCCTTACCCTTACCTGAAAGGCAATTTGTGAATCTTCACAAATAAGGGTTGCGTCAGGTTCATGAACTGCCGGGAGGTCAATGCTTTTTGTGTTTAcaacctggtcatcggtgctaggtgGAAAGTCTGTCCTAAATGACTGCCAATCATCAGACTCAGTCTCCATCTTCTGATCTCCAAAGGCAGCCCAAGAAGAAGAAGAACTAGAACTTCCTCCCGGATCATCCTCAAAAGCACTCCAGTCTGAAGGTTGCTGAATACTTCCCGCCGCCGTACTGAAATCGGCAAAGTCATCGGACTCTTGTTTAACACTCAACTCCTCTTTTTTCGCCAAGGATATAAAACCTCCAAACTCACTGAACTCCCCCGGTTCCTCAGAAGCCCACTGTGCAGGAGTGTCTTCGGAAGACAACTTTTCAGAAGGGCTCGTCTGTTCCTCTTGAACGATATTAGTATCCTCAAAACTACCGAAGTCCTCGTAGTTTACCTCCTCCACACTCGGAGGCAAATCTAAGGGTTCATGAACAGGTTTTTTATGCGGCGTGATGTTATCCGTCACGGGAACAGCAGCATCGAAATCTCCAAAGGCTTCAAATTCTAGCTTATCGCGAGAAACATTCATGGTATGACCACCGTCGAGATCGGACCCAAGTTCTCTTTTTCTAACATCTTTTGATGTTTCCAGTGACTCATCGTCAGAATTAATTTTACTGAGAGTCTGTTCTTCCTCTTTTCTACTTTGCGAAAGTTTTGAAGTATTTTTGGTATCCAGTGAATGCATACTATCGGAATCTAGCGTGGCAGATGTCATTTCATGAGGAGGAACACCATCAAGTGCAAATGTAtccgggtcttcattttcttcttgaGGAAACGGGTCTTGTAGCATTTCTGCAGTGGCCAAGACACTGCCACGTCCAAATCTACTTGACTCGGTGCTAACGGTAATGGTGGGAATCTGTCCTTCATGTGAACCTTTAGGTGGTTGCCCGTGTGCCTCGTGCATGTCTAGAGGATATTTGCTTGAAAATGTAGCAAAGTCGGCAAACTCGTCTCCGAGGCTCGGTGGTGAAAAGTCTATACTTAAATCTGTACTGTGAGAACTAGTCGACTTAAATCCTTTCGAATGTCCCAATCTGTCGAGATCTAGTAATCCCTGAGGGTTGTCGCCATCTACTACCGCAAACCCATTGGTCAGATTTTCCAGGCTGTGCGCTTTCTCGCCGTTACAAGTACTAACTATTTGTTCCTGGCTTCTACTTATTGAATTGTCATTATCAACACAAGGAAGATGGGTCTCTGAGTTTAAATATTTAGCGTCGTTCTCCCCTGAGCTCCCTTTGTTATCAAGTGCAGCAACGTTGATTTGGGTGGCATCGTGGTTGATGTTGGTCTCAAACACAGAACA
Above is a window of Eleutherodactylus coqui strain aEleCoq1 chromosome 3, aEleCoq1.hap1, whole genome shotgun sequence DNA encoding:
- the AFTPH gene encoding aftiphilin isoform X2, whose product is MEPEIIRMYSSSPPPLDSVADDDDDDGFGEFGGFSDVGNSGIGFADFDTVGYPKTREDFIPSKHFLPIHDYSDNVNNFSSLTSITANENISEIGISKKGPCSVFETNINHDATQINVAALDNKGSSGENDAKYLNSETHLPCVDNDNSISRSQEQIVSTCNGEKAHSLENLTNGFAVVDGDNPQGLLDLDRLGHSKGFKSTSSHSTDLSIDFSPPSLGDEFADFATFSSKYPLDMHEAHGQPPKGSHEGQIPTITVSTESSRFGRGSVLATAEMLQDPFPQEENEDPDTFALDGVPPHEMTSATLDSDSMHSLDTKNTSKLSQSRKEEEQTLSKINSDDESLETSKDVRKRELGSDLDGGHTMNVSRDKLEFEAFGDFDAAVPVTDNITPHKKPVHEPLDLPPSVEEVNYEDFGSFEDTNIVQEEQTSPSEKLSSEDTPAQWASEEPGEFSEFGGFISLAKKEELSVKQESDDFADFSTAAGSIQQPSDWSAFEDDPGGSSSSSSSWAAFGDQKMETESDDWQSFRTDFPPSTDDQVVNTKSIDLPAVHEPDATLICEDSQIAFQNPLLSRLERVIHACFSPPPVAEIDEKVSPLDLLLCTETPASKSAASLHTEVLDIWTELQDIHDAYGLKYQWGGSHSNKKLLRSLGIDTRNILFTGNKKQPVIVPMYAAGLGMLEPTKEPLKPLSAAEKIASIGQSSPVPPDDSICSSDHLQDSLPPVQFDWSSSGLTNPLDGVDPELYALTTAKVECSNASSKVTDAFARLMSTAETTSTSARKPRKDENLSEEAAKVIASLPDLSFMHAKVLMFPVSLTPLTSSQDKVD
- the AFTPH gene encoding aftiphilin isoform X1; this translates as MEPEIIRMYSSSPPPLDSVADDDDDDGFGEFGGFSDVGNSGIGFADFDTVGYPKTREDFIPSKHFLPIHDYSDNVNNFSSLTSITANENISEIGISKKGPCSVFETNINHDATQINVAALDNKGSSGENDAKYLNSETHLPCVDNDNSISRSQEQIVSTCNGEKAHSLENLTNGFAVVDGDNPQGLLDLDRLGHSKGFKSTSSHSTDLSIDFSPPSLGDEFADFATFSSKYPLDMHEAHGQPPKGSHEGQIPTITVSTESSRFGRGSVLATAEMLQDPFPQEENEDPDTFALDGVPPHEMTSATLDSDSMHSLDTKNTSKLSQSRKEEEQTLSKINSDDESLETSKDVRKRELGSDLDGGHTMNVSRDKLEFEAFGDFDAAVPVTDNITPHKKPVHEPLDLPPSVEEVNYEDFGSFEDTNIVQEEQTSPSEKLSSEDTPAQWASEEPGEFSEFGGFISLAKKEELSVKQESDDFADFSTAAGSIQQPSDWSAFEDDPGGSSSSSSSWAAFGDQKMETESDDWQSFRTDFPPSTDDQVVNTKSIDLPAVHEPDATLICEDSQIAFQNPLLSRLERVIHACFSPPPVAEIDEKVSPLDLLLCTETPASKSAASLHTEVLDIWTELQDIHDAYGLKYQWGGSHSNKKLLRSLGIDTRNILFTGNKKQPVIVPMYAAGLGMLEPTKEPLKPLSAAEKIASIGQSSPVPPDDSICSSDHLQDSLPPVQFDWSSSGLTNPLDASGGSTLLNLDFFGPVDDSGFSGTTTIPGVDPELYALTTAKVECSNASSKVTDAFARLMSTAETTSTSARKPRKDENLSEEAAKVIASLPDLSFMHAKVLMFPVSLTPLTSSQDKVD